The following coding sequences lie in one Anas platyrhynchos isolate ZD024472 breed Pekin duck chromosome 15, IASCAAS_PekinDuck_T2T, whole genome shotgun sequence genomic window:
- the TNFRSF13B gene encoding tumor necrosis factor receptor superfamily member 13B isoform X1 has protein sequence MKGQVLQSQTPSWELSLLQRGHQDRHIPSPHAPRSPGSPGTNAARCERPICIGGIRGSPRKRMAQALIKSTSNNKPPQQCAGSERAVRWQEPRGSSRRARAKPMDGTPLGCDAMNNCTDQQYWDALVCQCIPCSLICGRSAVRRCAALCESMVCNRKAGFYYDKLLKKCINCATVCGQHPKQCDPSCGSGALATTPPPPAALVTALPPAAALEQKACAEQEPWLVVYLLLGLCLCALICSLVLGWTHLRRKGEVGSCQAGTGTCHRREDSSKDRLVEAGSVGDGSTGSKVPEPVETCGFCFPGHGSAVQESKGHHSPSCPPGERAAAAHSRVCSTGSAGAIPSPDDGHFKIICSPSQEKTPMA, from the exons ATGaaagggcaggtgctgcagagccagacaCCCAGCTGGGAGCTCTCCCTGCTGCAACGTGGCCACCAGGACCGGCACATCCCCTCCCCGCACGCCCCCCGCTCCCCCGGCAGCCCTGGAACCAATGCAGCGCGCTGCGAGCGGCCGATTTGCATCGGAGGGATAAGGGgaagccccaggaaacgcatggCCCAGGCATTAATCAAATCTACCTCTAATAATAAACCTCCCCAGCAATGCGCGGGCTCGGAGCGCGCAGTGCGATGGCAGGAGCCAAGGGGGAGTAGCCGCCGTGCCAGAGCCAAGC CCATGGATGGGACGCCCCTGGGCTGTGATGCCATGAACAACTGCACCGACCAGCAGTACTGGGACGCCCTCGTCTGCCAGTGCATCCCCTGCAGCCTCATATGCGGCCGGTCCGCGGTGAGGAGGTGTGCTGCCCTGTGTG AGTCCATGGTTTGCAACAGGAAAGCCGGCTTCTACTACGACAAGCTCCTGAAAAAATGCATCAACTGTGCCACGGTCTGCGGGCAGCACCCCAAGCAGTGCGACCCCTCCTGCGGAT CAGGTGCCCTGGCCACCACCCCCCCTCCGCCGGCCGCCCTGGTCACGGCGCTGCCTCCCGCGGCCGCACTGGAGCAGAAGGCGTGCGCGGAGCAGGAGCCGTGGCTGGTGGtgtacctgctgctggggctctgcctcTGCGCCCTCATCTGCTCCCTCGTCCTGGGCTGGACGCACctgaggaggaaaggagaggtgGGATCCTGCCAGGCCGGCACCGGGACCTGCCACCGCAGGGAGGATTCCTCCAAGG ATCGCCTGGTGGAAGCGGGCAGCGTTGGTGATGGTTCCACCGGCAGCAAGGTCCCCGAGCCAGTGGAAACCTGCGGCTTCTGCTTCCCCGGACACGGCTCGGCTGTACAGGAGAGCAAagggcaccacagcccctcctgccccccggGGGAGAGGGCTGCGGCCGCTCACAGCAGGGTGTGCAGCACGGGAAGTGCCGGGGCGATTCCCAGCCCTGACGACGGCCATTTTAAGATCATTTGCTCTCCTTCGCAAGAGAAGACGCCCATGGCGTGA
- the TNFRSF13B gene encoding tumor necrosis factor receptor superfamily member 13B isoform X2 produces MKGQVLQSQTPSWELSLLQRGHQDRHIPSPHAPRSPGSPGTNAARCERPICIGGIRGSPRKRMAQALIKSTSNNKPPQQCAGSERAVRWQEPRGSSRRARAKPMDGTPLGCDAMNNCTDQQYWDALVCQCIPCSLICGRSAVRRCAALCESMVCNRKAGFYYDKLLKKCINCATVCGQHPKQCDPSCGCALATTPPPPAALVTALPPAAALEQKACAEQEPWLVVYLLLGLCLCALICSLVLGWTHLRRKGEVGSCQAGTGTCHRREDSSKDRLVEAGSVGDGSTGSKVPEPVETCGFCFPGHGSAVQESKGHHSPSCPPGERAAAAHSRVCSTGSAGAIPSPDDGHFKIICSPSQEKTPMA; encoded by the exons ATGaaagggcaggtgctgcagagccagacaCCCAGCTGGGAGCTCTCCCTGCTGCAACGTGGCCACCAGGACCGGCACATCCCCTCCCCGCACGCCCCCCGCTCCCCCGGCAGCCCTGGAACCAATGCAGCGCGCTGCGAGCGGCCGATTTGCATCGGAGGGATAAGGGgaagccccaggaaacgcatggCCCAGGCATTAATCAAATCTACCTCTAATAATAAACCTCCCCAGCAATGCGCGGGCTCGGAGCGCGCAGTGCGATGGCAGGAGCCAAGGGGGAGTAGCCGCCGTGCCAGAGCCAAGC CCATGGATGGGACGCCCCTGGGCTGTGATGCCATGAACAACTGCACCGACCAGCAGTACTGGGACGCCCTCGTCTGCCAGTGCATCCCCTGCAGCCTCATATGCGGCCGGTCCGCGGTGAGGAGGTGTGCTGCCCTGTGTG AGTCCATGGTTTGCAACAGGAAAGCCGGCTTCTACTACGACAAGCTCCTGAAAAAATGCATCAACTGTGCCACGGTCTGCGGGCAGCACCCCAAGCAGTGCGACCCCTCCTGCGGAT GTGCCCTGGCCACCACCCCCCCTCCGCCGGCCGCCCTGGTCACGGCGCTGCCTCCCGCGGCCGCACTGGAGCAGAAGGCGTGCGCGGAGCAGGAGCCGTGGCTGGTGGtgtacctgctgctggggctctgcctcTGCGCCCTCATCTGCTCCCTCGTCCTGGGCTGGACGCACctgaggaggaaaggagaggtgGGATCCTGCCAGGCCGGCACCGGGACCTGCCACCGCAGGGAGGATTCCTCCAAGG ATCGCCTGGTGGAAGCGGGCAGCGTTGGTGATGGTTCCACCGGCAGCAAGGTCCCCGAGCCAGTGGAAACCTGCGGCTTCTGCTTCCCCGGACACGGCTCGGCTGTACAGGAGAGCAAagggcaccacagcccctcctgccccccggGGGAGAGGGCTGCGGCCGCTCACAGCAGGGTGTGCAGCACGGGAAGTGCCGGGGCGATTCCCAGCCCTGACGACGGCCATTTTAAGATCATTTGCTCTCCTTCGCAAGAGAAGACGCCCATGGCGTGA